Proteins found in one Corynebacterium freneyi genomic segment:
- a CDS encoding DUF1707 domain-containing protein produces the protein MTAGHGQFPADDANYRISDAEREAAMASLGRAFSEGRLTIDEYDDRVQRVACADTGADLVPLFDDLPPSRRGGVPGQAPAKLYAGEEIDAAYQSGKKTRLGLLGLTTVGTTAGAIVWSSMIASPLPTVLLLLIPTVWLLLYVMKIGPDSWHVPSPRAVERQRLRELRSAEKLRAAEHRAAEQERAAKQKILEEERLAELRLERKARTEQLTSRAIGFMSRALDGGTGGGRDRDGGTGDDRNDGDRTGGTSGATDGKSEGSPDNPYRRG, from the coding sequence ATGACGGCCGGCCACGGACAGTTCCCAGCAGACGACGCCAACTACCGCATCAGCGACGCCGAACGCGAAGCGGCGATGGCGAGTCTGGGCCGCGCGTTTTCCGAGGGCCGCCTGACCATCGACGAATACGACGACCGCGTCCAGCGCGTCGCATGCGCCGACACCGGCGCCGACCTGGTGCCGCTTTTCGACGACCTGCCGCCTTCCCGCAGGGGCGGCGTGCCCGGACAGGCGCCCGCCAAACTCTACGCCGGGGAGGAAATCGACGCGGCGTATCAAAGCGGCAAGAAAACCCGGCTCGGACTGCTGGGACTGACGACGGTCGGCACCACCGCCGGGGCCATCGTCTGGTCCTCCATGATCGCCTCTCCCCTGCCGACCGTGCTGTTGCTGCTGATTCCGACGGTGTGGCTGCTGTTGTACGTAATGAAGATCGGCCCCGACTCCTGGCACGTCCCCAGCCCCCGGGCCGTCGAACGGCAGCGCCTGCGCGAGCTGCGGTCCGCCGAGAAACTGCGCGCCGCCGAACACAGGGCCGCGGAACAGGAACGCGCCGCCAAGCAGAAGATCCTCGAGGAGGAGCGCCTCGCCGAACTGCGCCTGGAGCGCAAGGCGCGGACCGAGCAACTGACCAGCCGCGCCATCGGCTTCATGAGCCGCGCCCTGGACGGCGGAACCGGCGGCGGCCGGGATCGCGACGGCGGAACCGGCGACGACCGCAACGACGGCGACCGCACCGGCGGCACCAGCGGAGCAACCGACGGGAAATCCGAGGGCAGCCCCGACAACCCCTACCGCCGGGGTTGA
- the metG gene encoding methionine--tRNA ligase, with protein MSRILTAVAWPYANGPRHIGHVAGFGVPSDVFARYQRMAGNEVLMVSGTDEHGTPLLVQAEKEGVTVQELADRYNRQIVEDLAGLGLSYDLFTRTTTRNHYAVVQELFRGLHDNGYMVKQTTMGAISPSTGRTLPDRYIEGTCPICGASGARGDQCDNCGNQLDPADLIDPVSKINGETPKFVETEHFLLDLPALADALSEWLKGREDWRPNVLKFSLNLLEDIRPRAMSRDIDWGVPIPLDGWSDDKAKKLYVWFDAVVGYLSASIEWAYRVGRPEAWREFWNVGGGEDGKGAESFYFMGKDNITFHSQIWPAELLGYAGAGSRGGEAGELGELALPTEVVSSEYLTMSGSKFSSSKGVVIYVKDFLAEFGPDPLRYFIAVAGPENQDTDFTWDEFVRRVNNELANGWGNLVNRTVSMAHKNFGEVPQPGTLLDDDVALLDLAERTFDEAGKALGASRFRTAVTAAMHVVGEANAYIAAQEPWKLAKDESQRERLATVLWTALQVVSDCNTLLTPFLPASAQKVHETLGRDGVWAAMPEIREVEDDMPVEPVGVDLPAAGRTYPVIMGDYSDQLATWGRVEMVPGTPLSKPKPLFAKLDPELAETGPEWAPVNPEQ; from the coding sequence ATGTCTCGCATCCTCACCGCCGTCGCCTGGCCGTACGCCAACGGACCCCGCCACATCGGTCACGTCGCCGGATTCGGCGTGCCGTCCGACGTCTTCGCCCGCTACCAGCGCATGGCGGGCAACGAGGTGCTGATGGTCTCCGGAACCGACGAGCACGGCACCCCGCTGCTCGTCCAGGCGGAGAAGGAGGGCGTCACCGTCCAGGAACTCGCCGACCGGTACAACCGGCAGATCGTCGAGGACCTCGCGGGCCTGGGGCTGAGCTACGACCTGTTCACCCGCACCACCACCCGCAACCACTACGCGGTGGTGCAGGAATTGTTCCGCGGGTTGCACGACAACGGGTACATGGTCAAGCAGACGACCATGGGCGCCATTTCGCCGTCGACGGGGCGCACGTTGCCGGACCGCTACATCGAGGGCACCTGCCCCATCTGCGGCGCATCCGGCGCGCGCGGCGACCAGTGCGACAACTGCGGCAACCAGCTCGACCCGGCCGATCTCATCGACCCGGTGAGCAAGATCAACGGCGAGACGCCGAAGTTCGTCGAGACGGAGCACTTCCTCCTGGATCTGCCCGCGCTTGCCGACGCCCTGTCGGAGTGGCTGAAGGGCCGCGAGGATTGGCGCCCCAACGTGCTGAAGTTCTCCCTGAACCTGCTGGAGGACATCCGTCCGCGCGCCATGAGCCGCGACATCGACTGGGGCGTGCCCATCCCGCTGGACGGCTGGTCGGACGACAAGGCGAAGAAGCTCTACGTCTGGTTCGACGCGGTCGTCGGTTACCTGTCGGCGTCCATCGAGTGGGCGTACCGCGTCGGCCGGCCGGAGGCGTGGCGCGAGTTCTGGAACGTCGGCGGCGGCGAGGACGGCAAGGGCGCCGAGTCCTTCTACTTCATGGGCAAGGACAACATCACCTTCCACTCGCAGATCTGGCCGGCGGAGCTGCTCGGCTACGCGGGAGCCGGGTCGCGAGGCGGCGAGGCCGGGGAGCTCGGCGAGCTGGCGCTGCCCACGGAGGTCGTGTCCTCGGAGTACTTGACCATGTCGGGCTCCAAGTTTTCGTCGTCGAAGGGCGTGGTCATCTACGTCAAGGACTTCCTCGCCGAGTTCGGCCCGGACCCGCTGCGCTACTTCATCGCGGTCGCGGGCCCGGAGAACCAGGACACGGACTTCACGTGGGACGAGTTCGTCCGCCGCGTCAACAACGAGCTGGCCAACGGCTGGGGCAACCTGGTCAACCGCACGGTGTCGATGGCCCACAAGAACTTCGGCGAGGTCCCGCAGCCGGGCACGCTGCTCGACGACGACGTCGCGCTGCTTGATTTGGCCGAGCGCACCTTCGACGAGGCCGGCAAGGCGCTGGGCGCATCCCGTTTCCGCACCGCCGTGACGGCCGCGATGCACGTCGTCGGCGAAGCGAACGCCTACATCGCCGCGCAGGAGCCGTGGAAGCTGGCGAAGGACGAGTCGCAGCGCGAGCGTCTGGCCACCGTGCTGTGGACGGCCCTGCAGGTGGTGTCGGACTGCAACACGCTGCTGACCCCGTTCCTGCCGGCGTCGGCGCAGAAGGTCCACGAGACCCTCGGCCGCGACGGCGTGTGGGCGGCGATGCCGGAGATCCGCGAGGTCGAAGACGACATGCCGGTCGAGCCGGTGGGCGTCGACCTGCCCGCGGCCGGTCGCACGTACCCGGTGATCATGGGCGATTACTCCGACCAGCTGGCCACCTGGGGCCGCGTGGAGATGGTGCCGGGCACGCCGCTGTCGAAGCCGAAGCCGCTGTTCGCCAAGCTCGACCCGGAGCTGGCCGAGACCGGCCCGGAGTGGGCGCCGGTCAACCCGGAGCAGTAA
- a CDS encoding ankyrin repeat domain-containing protein: protein MPDQKPVDYGVFVSLLGAEPGPGLDGMLDEFVADHGVDCVDWDGRTLLMNAVTRGRPDLVAGLVARGADVDAKDGKGFRALHFAELEGDVACTELLADAGADLDPRDGWGNTPLWRAAMTFDADAPVIVVLLARGADPAVTNDHGVAPADLLV, encoded by the coding sequence ATGCCCGACCAGAAGCCCGTCGATTACGGGGTGTTCGTCTCGTTGCTCGGGGCCGAGCCCGGCCCGGGCCTCGACGGGATGCTCGACGAGTTCGTCGCCGACCATGGCGTCGATTGCGTCGACTGGGACGGGCGCACCCTGTTGATGAACGCGGTGACCCGCGGCCGCCCGGACCTGGTCGCGGGCCTCGTGGCGCGGGGCGCCGACGTGGACGCCAAGGACGGCAAGGGTTTCCGGGCGCTGCATTTTGCGGAGCTGGAGGGCGACGTCGCCTGCACCGAGCTGCTCGCCGACGCCGGCGCCGACCTCGACCCGCGGGATGGCTGGGGCAATACGCCGCTATGGCGGGCCGCGATGACTTTCGACGCGGACGCGCCCGTGATCGTCGTGCTCCTGGCCCGTGGCGCAGATCCGGCCGTCACCAACGACCATGGGGTCGCGCCCGCAGACCTGCTCGTGTAG
- a CDS encoding aminodeoxychorismate synthase component I yields MIPSPAQFVAHLVAVGHRPAAVVGDWFGHGAVVAPDLVARRTPLADAFPAGPEPTDGATARDSARDSAQSSTPWHFGWLPYCPPEVEPAAFAASTRDVVVFDDGRWSIPDGSGVDPEWLTAVLSDAAHAAHAAHAHDPAIEWDGGDRAAHERGVLDCLAAIRAGDVYQACVSTRFHGTVTAPEPAPAPAAEPAAEPATPNPTVRAAAAWWARRVVKHEPVRAAFLAGTDADGRDVVVASLSPEEFLVRDGATVRESPIKGTVPLSADPAELAASRKDVAENIMIVDLVRHDLGQVAVTGGVRATDLLAVRPAPGVWHLVSEVTAELPGGLPHADLIDACFPPASVTGTPKIRAAELLSEWEPVERGVHCGAIGASTGEMLELNVAIRTAEFRGPGSVLHDANADTITVEVGVGGGITIDSDPDAEWAEILAKAAPLIDPA; encoded by the coding sequence GTGATCCCCTCGCCCGCGCAGTTCGTCGCCCATCTCGTAGCCGTCGGCCATCGCCCGGCGGCGGTGGTCGGCGATTGGTTCGGGCATGGGGCGGTGGTGGCGCCGGATCTGGTGGCTCGCCGCACCCCGCTCGCCGACGCTTTCCCCGCCGGCCCCGAGCCGACGGATGGGGCGACCGCGAGGGATTCGGCGCGGGATTCGGCGCAGAGTTCCACGCCATGGCATTTCGGCTGGCTCCCCTACTGCCCGCCGGAGGTGGAGCCCGCCGCCTTCGCGGCGTCGACGCGCGACGTGGTGGTCTTCGACGACGGCAGGTGGTCCATCCCGGATGGTTCCGGCGTCGACCCCGAGTGGTTGACCGCCGTGCTTTCCGACGCCGCCCACGCCGCCCACGCCGCCCACGCCCACGATCCCGCCATCGAATGGGACGGCGGCGACCGCGCCGCCCACGAACGCGGCGTCCTCGATTGCCTGGCGGCCATCCGCGCCGGCGACGTCTACCAGGCGTGCGTGTCGACCAGGTTCCACGGGACCGTGACCGCACCCGAGCCCGCGCCCGCCCCCGCCGCGGAACCCGCCGCCGAGCCCGCCACCCCGAACCCGACCGTGCGGGCCGCTGCGGCGTGGTGGGCGCGCCGCGTCGTCAAGCATGAACCGGTGCGCGCCGCCTTCCTCGCCGGAACCGACGCCGACGGCCGGGACGTCGTGGTCGCGAGCCTGAGCCCGGAGGAGTTCCTGGTGCGCGACGGGGCGACGGTGCGCGAATCGCCGATCAAGGGCACGGTGCCGCTGAGCGCGGACCCGGCGGAGCTGGCGGCGTCGCGCAAGGACGTCGCGGAGAACATCATGATCGTCGACCTCGTCCGCCACGACCTCGGCCAGGTCGCCGTCACCGGTGGCGTGCGCGCCACCGACCTGCTGGCGGTGCGGCCCGCCCCCGGCGTGTGGCACCTGGTATCGGAGGTGACCGCCGAGCTTCCCGGCGGACTGCCGCACGCCGACCTCATCGACGCCTGCTTCCCGCCCGCCTCCGTGACCGGCACCCCGAAAATCCGGGCCGCGGAACTGTTGTCGGAATGGGAGCCGGTCGAGCGCGGCGTGCATTGCGGCGCCATCGGGGCGTCGACGGGCGAGATGCTGGAACTCAACGTCGCCATCCGGACCGCAGAGTTCCGGGGCCCGGGTTCCGTGCTTCACGACGCCAATGCGGACACCATCACCGTGGAAGTCGGCGTCGGCGGTGGAATCACCATCGACTCCGACCCCGACGCGGAGTGGGCGGAAATCCTGGCGAAGGCCGCACCCCTCATCGACCCTGCTTGA
- a CDS encoding BCCT family transporter, producing the protein MNGHEEEAKRDEAGESAARAIDWGVAAPALILVLAIAVWAIAVPEGFGRASSAAFTWLVDTLGWAFIIAAVVFFIAMIALAFSPLGHIRLGRDGEQPEFSTTGWIAMMFAAGMGIGLLFYGGYEPLYHYRNGVPGHAAGSAEDAFAHTLLHWGPIAWATYAVVGAAIAYSTFRMGRPQLISAACTPLIGDRRARGWLGKLIDVLAIFATVFGTAMSLGLGASQIAEGFRATGMIADPGLGVMLTVIGVLAIGYLASAMSGVARGVQIMSKFNMWTAAAIAAFVLVAGPTVAQLDTIPMALGSYLDQLFEMTARSAASADGTAGDWLGSWTIFYWVWWVSWTPFVGMFLARISRGRTIREFVVGIVVVPSTLTLLWFSIFGGTAIEFEQTGRSIWGDGTAEAMLFAMFGELPWTGVVSGFAMVLLATFFITTADSASTVMGTMSQRGRVNPTPWVTGVWGLMTTIIAVAMLLSGGTDILSSLQTIIIVAGSPFLLVVIALMVSLIRGVADDPSRLDEKAARTVYLRMLREQRTREKAEQKARKRARKETRR; encoded by the coding sequence ATGAACGGGCACGAGGAAGAAGCGAAGCGGGACGAGGCGGGCGAATCCGCGGCACGCGCCATCGACTGGGGTGTGGCGGCGCCGGCGTTGATCCTCGTGCTCGCCATCGCCGTGTGGGCCATCGCGGTGCCCGAGGGCTTCGGGCGAGCGTCCTCTGCGGCGTTCACGTGGCTCGTCGACACGCTCGGGTGGGCGTTCATCATCGCCGCCGTGGTGTTCTTCATCGCCATGATCGCCCTGGCGTTTTCGCCGCTCGGGCACATCCGGTTGGGGCGCGACGGCGAGCAACCGGAGTTTTCCACCACCGGCTGGATCGCCATGATGTTCGCCGCCGGCATGGGCATCGGCCTGCTGTTCTACGGCGGCTACGAGCCGCTGTACCACTATCGCAACGGCGTGCCGGGGCACGCGGCGGGCAGCGCGGAGGACGCGTTCGCCCACACCCTCCTGCACTGGGGGCCGATCGCGTGGGCCACGTACGCCGTCGTCGGCGCAGCCATCGCCTACTCCACGTTCCGCATGGGCCGCCCGCAGCTCATCTCGGCGGCATGCACCCCGCTCATCGGCGACCGCCGCGCCCGCGGCTGGCTGGGCAAGCTCATCGACGTGCTGGCCATTTTCGCCACCGTTTTCGGCACCGCGATGTCGCTCGGCCTCGGCGCCTCCCAGATCGCGGAAGGCTTCCGCGCCACCGGGATGATCGCCGATCCGGGCCTGGGAGTCATGCTTACCGTCATCGGCGTGCTGGCCATCGGGTACCTGGCCTCCGCGATGTCGGGCGTGGCCCGGGGCGTGCAGATCATGTCGAAGTTCAACATGTGGACGGCCGCCGCCATCGCCGCCTTCGTCCTCGTCGCGGGGCCGACCGTCGCGCAGCTCGACACGATCCCCATGGCGCTCGGGTCCTACCTGGACCAACTGTTCGAGATGACCGCGCGGTCCGCGGCGTCCGCCGACGGCACCGCGGGGGACTGGTTGGGCTCGTGGACGATCTTCTACTGGGTGTGGTGGGTGTCGTGGACGCCGTTCGTCGGCATGTTCCTGGCCCGCATTTCGCGCGGCCGGACGATCCGCGAATTCGTCGTCGGCATCGTCGTGGTGCCGTCGACGCTGACCCTGCTGTGGTTCTCCATCTTCGGCGGCACCGCCATCGAGTTCGAGCAGACCGGCCGGTCGATCTGGGGCGACGGCACCGCCGAGGCGATGCTGTTCGCGATGTTCGGCGAACTGCCGTGGACCGGCGTCGTGTCGGGCTTCGCCATGGTGCTGCTGGCGACGTTCTTCATCACCACCGCCGACTCCGCGTCGACGGTGATGGGCACGATGAGTCAGCGTGGCCGCGTCAACCCGACGCCGTGGGTGACGGGCGTGTGGGGCCTGATGACCACCATCATCGCCGTGGCGATGCTGCTGTCCGGCGGCACCGACATCCTGTCTTCGCTGCAGACGATCATCATCGTCGCCGGATCCCCGTTCCTGCTGGTGGTCATCGCGCTGATGGTGTCGCTGATCCGCGGCGTGGCCGACGACCCCAGCCGCCTGGACGAGAAGGCGGCCCGCACGGTGTACCTGCGCATGTTGCGGGAGCAGCGGACGCGGGAGAAGGCCGAGCAAAAGGCACGGAAGCGGGCCCGCAAGGAGACTCGACGCTGA
- a CDS encoding BCCT family transporter, with translation MTTSDREHGPEHGPTHETEGNLEASGFGDAAGVASGPVVPPPAIADHDLPGEDSDGRSGSGVDFAVTIPAAGLILAIVVWGLAWPDSFANFASTALAWVVENTGWLFVLAGTVFIFFIFGIALSKFGHIRLGGDDEKPEFSTVSWIAMMFAAGMGIGLMFYGVAEPLTFYRDGVPGRDPHQVGTAMASTMFHWTLHPWSIYAIVGLSIAYGTYRLGRRQLISAAFVPLIGVRNAEGFLGKVIDVLAIFATVFGTAASLGLGVLQITAGMEHTGLVHNPGTWLMLGIIIVLGLAFLVSALSGVSKGIQYISNFNMVAALVLAVFVLVAGPTVVILNTIPTAAGSYLSQFFEMAARTGASADGTAGEWLSGWTIFYWAWWVSWSPFVGMFLARISRGRTIREFVFSVVLVPSLVSLVWFAIFGGSAIHLEQIGQSIWGDGAAEGQLFALLDSFPLGGVAAFIAMILLATFFVTSADSASTVMGTMSQNGRLTASRPVTAMWGIATALIAVVLLLTGGEDALSNLQSVTILAASPFVLVIIALMFALVKGLSDDPLYLDDKEQRRFALKLARERRIAAAAEGRRAARANRVKKVGAKSGAESAKN, from the coding sequence ATGACCACCTCTGACCGTGAACACGGGCCCGAACACGGGCCAACGCACGAGACGGAAGGGAATCTCGAAGCCTCCGGGTTCGGCGACGCCGCGGGCGTGGCCTCCGGCCCCGTCGTGCCGCCGCCGGCCATCGCCGACCATGATCTGCCCGGCGAAGATTCCGACGGGCGCTCCGGTTCGGGCGTCGACTTCGCCGTCACCATCCCCGCCGCCGGCCTCATCCTGGCCATCGTGGTGTGGGGTCTGGCGTGGCCCGACAGCTTCGCGAATTTCGCCTCGACCGCGCTGGCGTGGGTCGTCGAGAACACCGGCTGGCTGTTCGTGCTCGCCGGCACCGTTTTCATTTTCTTCATCTTCGGTATCGCCCTGTCGAAGTTCGGGCACATCCGCCTCGGCGGTGACGACGAGAAACCCGAATTTTCCACGGTCAGCTGGATCGCCATGATGTTCGCCGCCGGCATGGGCATCGGCCTGATGTTCTACGGCGTCGCCGAGCCGCTGACTTTTTACCGCGACGGCGTGCCGGGCCGCGACCCCCACCAGGTCGGCACGGCCATGGCCTCCACGATGTTCCACTGGACCCTGCACCCGTGGTCCATCTACGCCATCGTCGGCCTGTCCATCGCCTACGGCACCTACCGCCTGGGCCGTCGTCAGCTGATTTCCGCCGCGTTCGTGCCGCTCATCGGCGTGCGCAACGCCGAGGGCTTCCTGGGCAAGGTCATCGACGTGCTGGCGATCTTCGCCACCGTCTTCGGCACCGCCGCGTCGCTGGGCCTGGGCGTGCTGCAGATCACCGCCGGCATGGAGCACACCGGACTGGTGCACAACCCGGGCACGTGGCTGATGCTGGGCATCATCATCGTGCTGGGCCTGGCGTTCCTCGTCTCGGCCCTGTCGGGCGTGAGCAAGGGCATCCAGTACATCTCGAACTTCAACATGGTCGCCGCCCTGGTTCTCGCGGTGTTCGTGCTCGTCGCCGGGCCGACCGTCGTCATCCTCAACACCATCCCGACCGCCGCGGGCTCCTACCTGTCGCAGTTCTTCGAGATGGCCGCCCGCACCGGCGCCTCCGCCGACGGCACCGCCGGCGAGTGGCTGTCGGGCTGGACGATCTTCTACTGGGCGTGGTGGGTGTCGTGGTCGCCGTTCGTCGGCATGTTCCTGGCCCGCATCTCCCGTGGCCGCACGATCCGCGAGTTCGTGTTCTCCGTGGTGCTCGTCCCGTCGCTGGTGTCCCTTGTGTGGTTCGCCATCTTCGGCGGTTCGGCGATTCACCTGGAACAGATCGGCCAGTCCATCTGGGGCGACGGCGCGGCCGAGGGCCAGCTGTTCGCGCTGCTGGATTCGTTCCCGCTCGGCGGCGTCGCCGCGTTCATCGCGATGATTTTGCTGGCGACGTTCTTCGTCACCTCCGCCGACTCCGCGTCGACGGTGATGGGCACGATGAGCCAGAACGGCCGACTCACCGCGTCGCGTCCCGTCACCGCGATGTGGGGCATCGCGACCGCCCTCATCGCCGTCGTGCTGCTGCTCACCGGTGGCGAGGATGCGCTGTCCAACCTGCAGTCCGTCACCATTCTCGCCGCGAGCCCGTTCGTCCTGGTCATCATTGCGCTGATGTTCGCGCTGGTGAAGGGGCTTTCCGACGACCCGCTGTACCTCGATGACAAGGAACAGCGCCGATTCGCCCTGAAGTTGGCGCGCGAGCGTCGCATCGCCGCGGCCGCCGAGGGGCGCAGGGCCGCCCGCGCCAATCGGGTCAAGAAGGTCGGAGCGAAGTCCGGCGCCGAGTCCGCGAAGAACTAG
- the rsmI gene encoding 16S rRNA (cytidine(1402)-2'-O)-methyltransferase, translating to MASNGDTDRIPTGDAPPGDVGNRGLQPGITLAATPLGNIGDATDRLRAALGEADVIAAEDTRRARQLASALGVEIRGRVVSNFDHNEEQRIEQLLDAARSGRRVLVVTDAGMPVVSDPGLAVVAAAHDADLPVTCLPGPSAVTTALALSGLKVGRFIFDGFAPRKPGARRDWLQSLATEQRACCFFESPHRLASTLADAADILGGDRRVAVCRELTKMYEETRRGTLEEIAAWAADGVRGEITVVLEGAGVSTAPVNPEDLVEEVEFRVSGGERLKDACRSVAGTAGLVKHRELYQAVLDARAARDSDDDDFADGLGDDD from the coding sequence ATGGCTTCCAACGGCGACACTGACCGCATTCCGACGGGCGACGCCCCGCCGGGAGACGTGGGGAACCGGGGCCTCCAACCGGGCATCACCCTGGCCGCCACGCCGCTGGGCAACATCGGCGACGCCACCGACCGGCTCCGGGCGGCGTTGGGCGAGGCCGACGTCATCGCCGCCGAGGACACCCGCCGGGCCCGCCAGCTGGCGTCGGCGCTGGGGGTGGAGATCCGCGGGCGGGTCGTCTCCAACTTCGACCACAACGAAGAGCAGCGCATCGAGCAGCTTCTCGACGCCGCCCGGTCGGGCCGGCGCGTCCTGGTGGTCACCGACGCCGGCATGCCCGTCGTCTCCGACCCCGGCCTGGCGGTCGTCGCCGCCGCGCATGACGCGGACCTGCCGGTGACCTGCCTGCCCGGACCGTCGGCGGTGACCACCGCCCTGGCCCTGTCGGGTCTGAAGGTCGGCCGGTTCATTTTCGACGGCTTCGCCCCGCGCAAACCGGGCGCCCGCCGGGACTGGCTGCAGTCGCTGGCCACCGAGCAACGGGCATGCTGCTTCTTCGAATCGCCCCACCGGCTGGCGTCGACGCTGGCCGACGCCGCCGACATTCTCGGGGGCGATCGCCGCGTGGCGGTGTGCCGCGAACTGACCAAGATGTACGAGGAAACCCGCCGCGGCACCCTGGAGGAGATCGCCGCATGGGCCGCCGACGGGGTGCGCGGCGAAATCACCGTCGTCCTCGAGGGGGCGGGCGTCTCCACCGCCCCGGTCAATCCGGAGGACCTGGTCGAGGAGGTCGAATTCCGCGTTTCCGGCGGCGAACGGTTGAAGGACGCGTGCCGGTCGGTCGCCGGCACCGCCGGTCTGGTCAAGCACCGCGAGCTCTACCAGGCGGTGCTCGACGCCCGGGCGGCCCGGGACTCCGACGACGATGACTTCGCCGACGGGCTCGGCGACGACGATTGA
- a CDS encoding dolichyl-phosphate-mannose--protein mannosyltransferase: MTQPLLEPQTDGAEPVSPREPRVPVRWTPWDTRAFAVLGVVAAVSRFAGLHFPTDDGTPVFDEKHYVPQAWQILRSTGDPIVGGIEDNPGFGLVVHPPVAKQVMAVGELLFGYTPLGWRFMSALCGVLVVLAIMDITRRLSGSAAATLVAGVVAIADGVLFVSSRMGMLDIIQTAFIIGAAWALMVDRDQVARRLAASPPPLDDDLGPPLPWRWWRFTAGVLLGLALGVKWSGLYYMAAFGLFSVFCDLVDRRRAGVGKPTLGALVRDTLPALGHLVAVPLAVYLLSWRSWFAEETSVYRHLPADQRDTGIPGADRLPEAVQNWLHYQRGVLEFHGSLTTSGGHEHPWESKPWQWIWSGRPMLYYSTETTCMGGRECKGWLMLFGTPPIWWLLVPVVVWALYRWVLRRDGRFALPAIGFLASWVPWLIVYDRQMYFFYATALIPFVIIAIALIAGDVARWRPRGRSVGIGIVAAYLAVVATAFIFWLPIMTGIPLPLDTFEMRLWLPSWK, encoded by the coding sequence GTGACCCAGCCTCTCCTCGAGCCGCAGACCGACGGTGCCGAACCGGTTTCGCCCCGGGAGCCGCGCGTGCCGGTCCGGTGGACGCCGTGGGACACCCGCGCCTTCGCGGTGCTGGGCGTCGTCGCCGCGGTGTCGCGGTTCGCGGGTCTGCACTTCCCCACCGACGACGGCACCCCGGTCTTCGATGAAAAGCACTACGTCCCGCAGGCGTGGCAGATCCTGCGTTCCACGGGCGATCCGATCGTCGGCGGCATCGAGGACAATCCGGGCTTCGGTCTGGTCGTCCATCCGCCGGTGGCGAAGCAGGTCATGGCCGTCGGCGAGTTGCTGTTCGGGTACACGCCGTTGGGGTGGCGGTTCATGTCCGCATTGTGCGGCGTCCTGGTGGTGCTGGCGATCATGGACATCACCCGCCGGCTGTCCGGTTCCGCCGCGGCCACGCTGGTGGCGGGCGTGGTGGCGATCGCCGACGGCGTGCTGTTCGTGTCGTCGCGCATGGGCATGCTCGACATCATCCAGACGGCCTTCATCATCGGTGCGGCATGGGCGCTGATGGTGGACCGGGATCAGGTGGCGCGCAGATTGGCGGCGTCGCCGCCTCCGCTTGACGACGACCTCGGCCCACCCCTGCCGTGGCGGTGGTGGCGGTTCACGGCGGGTGTGCTGCTCGGTCTGGCGCTCGGCGTGAAATGGTCGGGCCTGTACTACATGGCGGCGTTCGGCCTGTTCAGCGTGTTCTGTGATCTGGTCGACCGGCGTCGGGCGGGCGTCGGCAAGCCAACGCTGGGGGCCCTGGTCCGCGACACCCTGCCCGCGCTCGGGCACCTGGTGGCCGTGCCGTTGGCGGTGTACCTGCTGTCATGGCGTTCGTGGTTCGCCGAGGAAACCTCCGTGTACCGGCACCTGCCCGCCGACCAGCGCGACACCGGCATCCCCGGCGCCGACCGGCTGCCCGAGGCCGTGCAGAACTGGCTGCACTACCAACGCGGCGTCCTCGAATTCCACGGCTCGCTGACGACCTCCGGCGGCCACGAGCACCCGTGGGAATCCAAACCGTGGCAGTGGATCTGGTCCGGGCGGCCGATGCTGTACTACTCCACCGAAACGACCTGCATGGGCGGGCGGGAGTGCAAGGGCTGGCTGATGCTCTTCGGCACCCCGCCGATCTGGTGGTTGCTCGTCCCCGTCGTCGTCTGGGCCCTGTACCGCTGGGTGCTCCGCCGCGACGGCCGATTCGCCCTGCCCGCCATCGGATTCCTCGCCTCATGGGTGCCGTGGCTCATCGTCTACGACCGCCAGATGTACTTCTTCTACGCCACGGCGCTGATCCCCTTCGTGATCATCGCCATCGCCCTCATCGCCGGCGACGTCGCGCGCTGGCGGCCTCGGGGGCGATCCGTCGGCATCGGCATCGTCGCGGCGTACCTCGCCGTCGTCGCCACCGCATTCATTTTCTGGCTGCCCATCATGACGGGCATTCCCCTGCCGCTGGACACCTTCGAAATGCGCCTCTGGCTGCCGAGCTGGAAGTAA